The Choristoneura fumiferana chromosome 5, NRCan_CFum_1, whole genome shotgun sequence region GtcacttaagtacctacttaatataattTCAAAACCTAAATAGAACACATAATATAATACTATGTGATTGGACAAAAGAAATATCCTATAAGCACATTACTTATCTATTTAAAGAAGCTGACgtaattcacttatttttttggaaatatagctccatcgatactatcgatgatgaTTCGTCGAATGTCTGACTGACTGGGatttcaacgcacagcccaaactaCTGATTCTAGGAACTGGacatttttgatattatttttctgAATTGCTTATtgtgtggtgttcaataaagagtcattgtaacTAGGCACCTattgtattaagtatttaaCTGTCATGCCTGCCGTTTTGACTGTGAAATCGGTACATaaagtaaacgtacgagtgttcgtcactgtcccaatagttgacacttttaattttgtcattagcaatagagttgacagaagggtgtcatctattgggcattagcttgtcgagcactcggacgttttaCGTCTGGAGTTTAAATCGTGTTAtctctattttattataaatagttTCAATCACATTGTACAGTCGagcaaactgaatcatgtaccaggatggaacctttgtgcacTACTCgtatgtcatgttgacatcccatatttTGTTGTCAAGGAAATCCTGATAGGAAACCACAATGAAATTGATTCTTAAAAGATTCCACCTGTTACATGGATCAGTTTGATCGGCTGTAGGTACATTGTATTCTACAAATGAGAATTATGTAAGTACCAAAATTAATGCTtgattgtttaattattttgtgccAGTTCTAACCTAAACCGACCCAAAAATAAGTCGGCCAATCTCAGGATGAGAATAACACAACACGCTGCCCTCTGGCACAAGTTCGTCGAGGTGATGACTGAATACAACAGCGCGCAGGCCGACTACCGGGACCGGTGCGAAAACTGGAAACTCCGGCAACTCGCAATCACCCATCAAAATGTCTCCGAGCAGGAGCTGAAGACCCTTCTGGAGCAAAATAATCCTTCCCTCTTTACTAACGGAGTGAGCATACgctttatacctacctaaccaCTACACATTTATACttacaatttaatattatttataaaaggttTCCAGAATATTTCATCCAGTTCAAATAGTTTTTACCGGAAACtgtaattatattgtattgtatctcttTATTGCacttacataaaacacataaaataacagTTCAATTCGAGGTGACGTCAAATCTTTGTCGTATCGAGCATGGCCTTATCTAATGTACGGTAGCTTTTGTCGATcataaataattcaacagtatcCTGGAAAACTTCACAACAAATTCAATAAATATCTATAATCagtttcagtaaacttcagtaagctagttaagaaagcaagcaagataaatataggtaggtacggaCTTATCCGACCAAATGGAAATAAATAGTCACTagcattattcactacatcccTAACCCAAGACGCCTGTCAAGCGTGGGGATTATGGCATCCCCTCCTCCCCTCCCATAATGTTATGGCCTCTTGGTGAGCTCAGAATCAAGCAACGAGCTATAGAGAGAGCTTTGCTCGGAGTTTCATTGCGCGATAGATTCCGGAAtttgccgaagaactaaagtcatgtcaccgacatagctcgaagaatatgcaaattgaagtggcaataggcgaGCCACATCGCTAGAATAACAGATAACCTTTGggtgggggagaaaagtcctcgagtgctGGCGACCACGACTAAGCCaagttgttttttctttttattttacttttttattttttaatgtatttcaattatagtttttatgtaatgtgcgaAGTCCgattaaaatatttctttctttctttctttaaaatcaTGACACATATTCAGGGTGGCTCATCGAActcggacgttttgaaaaataaaacttacattattaaatgacatgaaaacaatgcattttattcattctagatatcgtgtttcatagtagcatttattgcttatgacctacactatcgatatccaaatagaaataatgtaagtttattttttcaaaacgacctggttcgattcccgtaccTACTAACCCGTCCtgagaacaagttttttttaatgtttgaatgTAGTTTCTCTTGTTActtaaatcgatgacatggttcctaagaacagatcttcgtatgtctatACTTTCAGACTTtctcatactgaccgatctaaatgagccaccctgtatattatatttatgactaAAATCCGCAACACTACATACACCTACTACATTTTCGCCGAGGCCGGGAAAATGACGGACGAAGCGTAGCTATTGAATCCACAGAAGTGATAATAAAGAAGATCCTCTTTTTACTATTTCTGTGATTGTGTCCGTCAACAAATATGAATCCACGAATTAccatttccgctgaggcatatatagtgcttttctccaataatgCGAAAAAATAAAGCATcactgttaaaatattaaattattttttttgtacaataaagagtttacatacatacataaggtACATAAATTCTTCggcactttttaaattttaaagtttttcttaCTTTCCCGcgatacaaacttttttttaaagtaggtacacgACACGACTTATAACGCCAtttcattagaaataataatttattttaaaataaaattgtagtgTAATTGTAGGTAATGCAATGAAACCTTATATGgctaaattacagtttaaagtgGTACTGAACACGTATGGTATTTAGTTAATTCggcaatttgtttttgttaccattttttttaataatgtttctAGTAGTGTttgactaaaaattaaaaaaaaaacagtaaaattgtTTGAGACGTTTTTAAATACGCTGTTCCttcctaaattaaatcttaGACTAGATCTTTGAAAAAAAGTCGGTACCTACTAGGAATTTGATCTTCACGAATATTTATGGGCTGTTTGGATTGACTTATCGTGGTCAAAACatccatttaaaaaaagtaaaaattgtacACTAATGGAATGTTTCATACAAAGCTCCCGGCCGCTCtcagattgtttttttattttttatttgcggCAGGTTATAAGGAAGAACTTTGCATACCTACAATTTTTGCGACAGTTAGGCGTACTTTTCcgagcatattggagaaaaagGAGATTTCAGATCATAATGGAGACGCAGCAAGCGAGGGAGACGTTGGCCGACCTCGAGGCGCGGTACGCCCACGTTATGCAGCTGGAGACATCCATCCGCGAGCTGCACGACATGTTCATAGACATGGCGATGCTCACCGAGACCCAGGTCAAACgctaacaaataacaaaaaataattacaagttTTTACTTACTCGCAatgttaatttgtttgtttaatttacattatatCAATAAGTACGATGCCATTAACACTTGAAGatttccgtcctgcagagacgatcctcgccggaccaccagaatttcactgcTAGATTAATGTATTGTCTCCGGACttcataagtatgccaaattttgagtcaatctgactacaggaagtgggtcaaaattagcACACATAACAAACACACATTGCACGTTAAatatgaaagcttgtaaaataatctTCTAATTTTCGcatctagacacgcggcagcGTCCCCAGCCAAGTAAAATTAAGTGGCGATTATAATAACAATAGTTATTTTGGTTACAGGGAGAGATGGTCAATCGAATTGAGTTTCATGTCAATAATTCTGTGGAAAACATCGAGGACGGTCTTGATGATGTAGAGGATGCCGTAAATATCGTGTACAGCAATCGGCGGGTAAATTCTATTTGAACGATACAATACCTACATAGTGAAATTTAAATCATGATAGTAAATTAGAGTTCATATACTTAATATCTACAGTACATTAACAcattaatttgttaaaattattccGATAAAATTTAGGACGTTAGTCGAAGTTAAATCACAAAGTCAATGTAGGTACGGAAACCCAAGTTTCATtgaacaaaatttaataaattagtacCTAGGTATTATATTGTACAGCATGAACTGAGCTTGAAAGtcttgaaacactaattttgtatcatgATTTAAATTTCATCTTTTATTACATTGTACAATATCCTACATGTAAGTACAATATTCCAATACTTAAGTATTTGTAGCTGATGTGTTTGTCTTTGTTTTATCAAGTTGTTAATTTCATTAGGAAAATGCACTTTTGTTTCATGTTGTGATTGGGTTAAATCATAGAACATTGAGCGTGTatagttaagtatatttatgtCGTTCGCATTTATGCACATTCACTTatcactttttaattttacaatacaatgcaatattgGCGGTAACCCCATTCTGACATCAAACTTCGTATGATTTTCCAGATTAGAAATTTAACGGTAGAGTTCGTGCTCGCTTTTCAATACTCTAATGGTAATGTgagaatatttatgtaaataaatatttaacacgtAGGTATGTATGAACAACTGTTTATAATAGGTACTGTGTTCTAAATGTAGCAGTTTACAACATTTTCGTAGATGTTTTCGCTttacctatttacttaaaaaattaaaacttaaataccTATGCCAGTTTGACCCAAATTTctaatgtgaaaaaaaataattataagtaggtaggtacaggtcgattcacaagagctgacaGTGACACGcgcgaatggattgaacgaaagtaatgtcactcaGACGTTTATAGGAAAATGACACATGCATGACagtttcatatttgtgtgaagtgtattcaaataggtaaaacacataatactttcattcactcattcaatctaTTCATGCCGGCTCTCGCGTGAATCGACCTGTAGTATACATAATCCCGCTACAGCTAAAAATAACTCTGCCTCTACCTACCTGTACAGTGGATGTTCGGAACTAATTTGATGTGAGGCCCGACGGGGGAAGCCCTTTGCGCCAGCGCTATTGGTTCGTTTTGTTTGTGGTTCACGCGACTGTGTCCGTGCGCAGACACACCCCTCCACTACGATACCAGTAAAAGTGTGCTGGGTGGCTCTTGTAACACGCCTGTTAGCTGCCGGGGCCTATGAGATTTTAGACGTAGGCGCATGTAAATACGACTCATACTCACGCCGGCCACGACTGAGCGACCGACGGAACGAAGACTATTTTCTCTCTCCATTGCGTGTGCCGCCAGTGTTCTTTATCCAAACTTACTACGTACGTACGCAGTATATAAACGGTATCTCAATATAACCACTGCGGCGCGCTTCTCAGCCGTTTATTGCGCCACATGGCCTAAACGCTCGTCGCTGAGTGGTTACGAAGTATACATACACAATTCTCTAAACTAACCGCCCGGCGCCCGCCGGTCGCGTGGAGTCGTGGTTGGGCCGTATACGAGATCCGACTGCAAGATTTCCACATTCATTAAGCATTTATTTAggcatgattgtttttaataaattataaaaatgccAATATATTTTGCCTTGGTTGCCTATCGGAATGTACCGGCTAGCTAGTTGTTTTATTATAGTATTTTTCGaataggatgggtacggtgacacttgcgttttttccattccacgcctgtcacgatgcacacaggcgatcgctgacatcttagttagctcagtgtaagctagatggcgctttcctcaataagggatctctgagcagaatggcggacgaactctagaggtcgccaccgtagttttcccttgactcatttatttacgtaataatatgtatttaatatttatttattatttacttatttattttataaaagtaggcattttattacactcatttactacacgagtttgtacgactaaatatatctataaccaactcacccttgaccgtttttgtcggccaagggggggtgttgtcgatcagctgtgatgtggggaattctaactgtaatattctcacccttaaaagctgaagcacagctgtaaaatacacattcaacagctcacactacagtaaacagctccctcgaaagctccatacgcccaagACTTGGGcagctccgtacggctacagctttctccgctctgcacggctacaactttcaaagctccgttcggctacaactctcacggctcaggcggctcctttacgccctaacctgacactaagccctgacggccttaacttccggagtactgcacatccttcctggctcgtccaagaccctgatcgttccggcgtggaacacttgtccaggctgctcgtcctgccgccctaaggccccttttgacctcggcaccgacgaccactcagctggaccaggccccccctgctgtggccagcctcttcgctccgggttcttctctccgactccagggaagtgtaggccagggagaccgaataatcagaaccgacATCTCattaaaatcgcttgaacttactacctgagattctcgtaatacttttacttttaattttgtcaaactaggccagttattttttgtgtaaatttttaattaaaaaattgtgaaaacgtcttattgttttactcaaagagtaacctactaggcctcccttaaggtcaaacctcccctcaagaggtctgcccttgacacgccatgaacgtttcaggccaataatttataaaaaaatatacgttaATCCCGACAGAACAATATCTCTATAGCTTAAAAGATTTCgttataataaactaaaatcacttaaaaatattttattatgttttaaaactaaaaagataaatttgaatctcgtcaactttcatcgcgtaaaatggaactctatttcaatagaACTTGatttgcttatcgaccgaatcgattccacaatcttgtcaaattgtttgactcgcatcatctgtcaattagtacttacgagagcgaaggtccttaaatgcgtctttgtatcgagtgtttcatattgtttgatgttttgaactgatactttgttattcaatttcgttattacggtttttgttatttttttaccgttattagttttgatatagtgacaaagaagaccgcatggtttATGTGATCCCTATAGACGAGCAAAACCACTTGCtgcgcgggcgaagccgcaggcaaaaactagttaaaatataaactatcgctaataaaatcgattacaaacgcttagcatatttaatcgagaatcgctatgaatcgattcgaatttacattgtcacaaccctttaattgcgtaatgacatgtgtcaccgtacccatcctatccgaatAGTACCATGGATATGTAACAAAATATTACCTGCTTAGATACACCTGACTGCGAAGGGGTTGCGGCCAAGCGCGCAATGGCAACCTTCACTTTTCAGTTCTCTACTTAGACCTATGTACATAc contains the following coding sequences:
- the LOC141428012 gene encoding syntaxin-like isoform X4, which encodes MDQFDRLSNLNRPKNKSANLRMRITQHAALWHKFVEVMTEYNSAQADYRDRCENWKLRQLAITHQNVSEQELKTLLEQNNPSLFTNGVIRKNFAYLQFLRQLGVLFRAYWRKRRFQIIMETQQARETLADLEARYAHVMQLETSIRELHDMFIDMAMLTETQGEMVNRIEFHVNNSVENIEDGLDDVEDAVNIVYSNRRKKFVIVCVLIMVLYVGRRVKLPASIWLRRTLDCLF
- the LOC141428012 gene encoding syntaxin-like isoform X1; this encodes MNNELEDFQADMKETFNKTIEMLKHMEQSIEIEVERQSNKIGADSSNLNRPKNKSANLRMRITQHAALWHKFVEVMTEYNSAQADYRDRCENWKLRQLAITHQNVSEQELKTLLEQNNPSLFTNGVIRKNFAYLQFLRQLGVLFRAYWRKRRFQIIMETQQARETLADLEARYAHVMQLETSIRELHDMFIDMAMLTETQGEMVNRIEFHVNNSVENIEDGLDDVEDAVNIVYSNRRKKFVIVCVLIMVLYVGRRVKLPASIWLRRTLDCLF
- the LOC141428012 gene encoding syntaxin-like isoform X3, with protein sequence MNNELEDFQADMKETFNKTIEMLKHMEQSIEIEVERQSNKIGADSSNLNRPKNKSANLRMRITQHAALWHKFVEVMTEYNSAQADYRDRCENWKLRQLAITHQNVSEQELKTLLEQNNPSLFTNGVIRKNFAYLQFLRQLGVLFRAYWRKRRFQIIMETQQARETLADLEARYAHVMQLETSIRELHDMFIDMAMLTETQGEMVNRIEFHVNNSVENIEDGLDDVEDAVNIVYSNRRESCGLG
- the LOC141428012 gene encoding syntaxin-like isoform X2; the protein is MNNELEDFQADMKETFNKTIEMLKHMEQSIEIEVERQSNKIGADSSNLNRPKNKSANLRMRITQHAALWHKFVEVMTEYNSAQADYRDRCENWKLRQLAITHQNVSEQELKTLLEQNNPSLFTNGIIMETQQARETLADLEARYAHVMQLETSIRELHDMFIDMAMLTETQGEMVNRIEFHVNNSVENIEDGLDDVEDAVNIVYSNRRKKFVIVCVLIMVLYVGRRVKLPASIWLRRTLDCLF
- the LOC141428012 gene encoding syntaxin-like isoform X6, whose translation is MNNELEDFQADMKETFNKTIEMLKHMEQSIEIEVERQSNKIGADSSNLNRPKNKSANLRMRITQHAALWHKFVEVMTEYNSAQADYRDRCENWKLRQLAITHQNVSEQELKTLLEQNNPSLFTNGGEMVNRIEFHVNNSVENIEDGLDDVEDAVNIVYSNRRKKFVIVCVLIMVLYVGRRVKLPASIWLRRTLDCLF
- the LOC141428012 gene encoding syntaxin-like isoform X5, yielding MRITQHAALWHKFVEVMTEYNSAQADYRDRCENWKLRQLAITHQNVSEQELKTLLEQNNPSLFTNGVIRKNFAYLQFLRQLGVLFRAYWRKRRFQIIMETQQARETLADLEARYAHVMQLETSIRELHDMFIDMAMLTETQGEMVNRIEFHVNNSVENIEDGLDDVEDAVNIVYSNRRKKFVIVCVLIMVLYVGRRVKLPASIWLRRTLDCLF